One Mixophyes fleayi isolate aMixFle1 unplaced genomic scaffold, aMixFle1.hap1 Scaffold_3665, whole genome shotgun sequence DNA window includes the following coding sequences:
- the LOC142132755 gene encoding histone H3, translating to MARTKQTARKSTGGKAPRKQLATKAARKSAPATGGVKKPHRYRPGTVALREIRRYQKSTELLIRKLPFQRLVREIAQDFKTDLRFQSSAVMALQEASEAYLVGLFEDTNLCAIHAKRVTIMPKDIQLARRIRGERA from the coding sequence ATGGCTAGAACTAAGCAAACCGCTCGCAAGTCCACCGGCGGGAAAGCTCCCCGCAAGCAGCTGGCGACCAAAGCTGCCAGGAAAAGCGCCCCAGCTACTGGCGGCGTGAAGAAGCCTCACCGCTACCGTCCCGGCACTGTTGCTCTGCGAGAGATCCGCCGCTACCAGAAGTCCACCGAGCTGCTGATCCGCAAGTTGCCCTTCCAGCGCTTAGTACGTGAGATCGCCCAGGACTTCAAGACCGACCTGCGCTTCCAGAGCTCAGCAGTCATGGCTCTGCAAGAGGCCAGCGAGGCTTATCTGGTGGGGCTCTTCGAGGACACCAACCTGTGCGCCATCCACGCCAAGAGAGTGACCATCATGCCCAAAGACATCCAGCTGGCCCGCAGGATCCGAGGGGAGAGAGCATAG